A portion of the Candidatus Poribacteria bacterium genome contains these proteins:
- a CDS encoding adenosylmethionine--8-amino-7-oxononanoate transaminase produces MPTSDKTPEWETAGFNHIWLPYTQMQTAPLPLPVISANGVRITLADGRELIDGIASWWCVCHGYQHPHLVKQISSQLDRLSHVMFAGLAHKPAYTLAHRLISVTPKGLSRVFFSDSGSIAVEVAMKMTAQFWSNRQEPDKRKFICFRNGYHGDTMGGMSLADPETGMHRTLNHYMPEQYVFDIPNNRTDLATFAELLEEIKETVAGLVIEPLVQAAGGMKFHPSEILVEIHRLCKEHRILFIADEIATGFGRTGSMFACEEAGITPDIMCLGKALTGGMVGLAATLATEEVFEAFLSNRLETALMHGPTFMANPLACAAANASLDLFEGEPRLAQIQAIETQLQEELKPCQKLENVADVRVKGAIGVVQLSNPSGEYILALRQRFIEQGVWLRPFSDVVYIMPAFTISSAELTRLTDAVFQVLAA; encoded by the coding sequence ATGCCTACCTCCGACAAAACCCCTGAGTGGGAAACAGCAGGGTTCAACCATATCTGGCTACCCTACACGCAGATGCAGACCGCGCCGCTGCCGCTGCCGGTTATCTCTGCCAACGGTGTGCGGATAACTCTAGCCGATGGCAGGGAACTGATTGACGGCATCGCGTCATGGTGGTGCGTCTGTCACGGATACCAACATCCCCATCTGGTAAAACAGATCTCAAGCCAACTTGATAGGTTGTCCCACGTCATGTTTGCGGGCCTTGCCCACAAACCGGCTTATACACTTGCCCATCGTCTCATCTCCGTCACACCAAAAGGCTTAAGTCGCGTCTTCTTTTCTGACTCCGGTTCAATAGCCGTTGAAGTCGCGATGAAAATGACGGCACAGTTTTGGTCTAACCGACAGGAGCCGGATAAGCGCAAGTTTATCTGTTTTCGGAACGGTTATCACGGGGACACCATGGGCGGTATGTCGCTCGCCGATCCTGAAACAGGGATGCACCGGACGCTGAATCACTATATGCCCGAACAGTATGTTTTCGATATTCCCAATAACAGGACGGATCTGGCTACGTTTGCAGAATTACTAGAGGAGATCAAGGAAACGGTGGCAGGGCTTGTGATCGAACCGCTAGTTCAGGCAGCAGGCGGAATGAAGTTCCATCCTTCTGAAATACTTGTTGAAATCCACAGGCTTTGCAAGGAGCACCGGATACTGTTTATCGCCGATGAAATTGCCACTGGCTTCGGGCGCACCGGCTCCATGTTTGCCTGCGAGGAAGCAGGCATCACACCCGATATCATGTGTCTGGGCAAAGCACTCACCGGTGGGATGGTAGGCTTGGCTGCAACGTTAGCCACGGAGGAGGTGTTTGAAGCCTTCCTTTCAAATCGGCTAGAAACCGCACTGATGCACGGTCCCACATTTATGGCAAATCCACTCGCATGTGCCGCTGCCAACGCCTCGCTCGATCTGTTTGAAGGTGAACCCCGCCTCGCACAGATCCAAGCAATCGAAACGCAGTTACAAGAGGAACTGAAACCGTGTCAAAAACTAGAGAACGTCGCTGATGTGAGGGTAAAGGGTGCTATCGGTGTCGTCCAGTTGTCCAACCCGAGCGGGGAATATATACTTGCGCTCCGGCAGCGGTTTATAGAACAGGGTGTGTGGCTCAGACCGTTTAGCGATGTCGTCTATATCATGCCCGCTTTTACGATCTCATCAGCAGAATTAACTCGATTGACCGATGCCGTGTTTCAGGTCTTAGCAGCATAA
- a CDS encoding ferredoxin family protein, which yields MAYVIAEPCVDVMDTACVDVCPVDCIHTKDGEKQLYINPAECIDCAACEPACPVTAIFILDDLPEQWTSYIELNENFFEDFVKPTKAGAADGEDGAAAADEDKIGIEEFVQTIESPKSSIRPIFRPFVMLSQLVLGAFDAKFKRELEEMAQNPVIFSAPISTGINSLINLTLYPLVLFLLFSGGNIGSALFTGKGNFAIFLGVILALLEGLYRFRDDLTTTDSEEPSRYGASIYGWIPSLVFRLLLPALRPVLATEPTSPRSTMPGAVLTDGPIYQEDVRERYRRYGMLNRMEEEVDRYIIEIEFPRWVPDSTYKRKYDLPDRMPDYTYQVSLGEGTVDVETKLEDPRFTEVAGRISSFPLGFNNVFRIEAQPEDFQAMLRDKVLQIIVPKSGRVEDLVIDRPIHYAKIKG from the coding sequence ATGGCTTACGTAATTGCCGAACCCTGTGTTGACGTCATGGATACAGCGTGCGTTGATGTATGTCCGGTCGATTGTATTCATACAAAAGATGGGGAAAAGCAACTCTACATCAACCCCGCCGAATGTATTGATTGCGCCGCATGTGAACCCGCGTGTCCGGTCACCGCAATTTTTATACTTGACGACCTGCCAGAGCAGTGGACATCATATATTGAATTAAATGAGAATTTCTTTGAGGATTTTGTTAAACCGACAAAAGCGGGGGCAGCAGACGGAGAAGATGGCGCGGCTGCCGCAGACGAAGATAAGATTGGAATCGAAGAATTCGTACAAACAATCGAGTCTCCCAAGTCTTCGATTCGTCCCATATTCCGCCCGTTTGTTATGCTTTCTCAGCTTGTGCTAGGTGCGTTCGACGCAAAATTTAAGCGTGAACTTGAGGAGATGGCTCAGAACCCAGTCATCTTCAGTGCGCCAATCTCAACAGGGATTAACAGCCTCATCAATCTAACACTCTATCCACTTGTGCTTTTCCTCCTTTTCTCCGGTGGGAATATAGGATCTGCCCTGTTCACCGGCAAAGGAAATTTTGCGATTTTCCTCGGCGTTATCTTGGCGTTACTTGAGGGGCTTTATCGATTTAGAGACGATCTCACCACCACAGATAGCGAAGAACCCTCTCGATATGGAGCTTCGATATACGGTTGGATCCCATCGCTAGTTTTCCGCCTACTGTTGCCAGCGTTGCGACCGGTGCTTGCAACGGAACCTACTTCCCCGCGTTCAACCATGCCGGGGGCTGTTCTCACCGATGGACCCATTTATCAAGAGGATGTCCGCGAACGCTATCGCCGTTACGGGATGCTGAATCGGATGGAGGAAGAAGTAGATCGCTATATCATCGAAATCGAGTTCCCTCGCTGGGTGCCTGATTCCACATATAAGCGGAAGTACGATCTCCCAGACCGGATGCCGGACTACACATATCAAGTGAGCCTTGGAGAAGGCACGGTTGATGTGGAAACCAAGCTGGAGGACCCCCGGTTTACCGAAGTCGCAGGACGTATCAGTTCGTTCCCCCTTGGATTCAATAATGTCTTTCGCATCGAAGCGCAGCCGGAAGACTTTCAGGCAATGCTGCGGGATAAGGTGCTGCAGATCATCGTTCCGAAATCAGGTAGGGTCGAAGATCTCGTTATTGACCGTCCGATTCACTATGCGAAAATTAAGGGATAG